Below is a genomic region from Schistocerca americana isolate TAMUIC-IGC-003095 chromosome 1, iqSchAmer2.1, whole genome shotgun sequence.
GagtgtagctggcctttggtgaggatgagatcaacatcaaggaaagtggcatgggattcagaataggatcTACACAATTCCTTTTATATTAACAGCACACCCTGCTATAGAGGGCAAAAAGGgagccagcagaaaaatgctcccatCAGAGTAATggtgaaagagagaggagacagtgccagtgagagggaaagagagaggagacagtggttgtgggagagagaaagtggcagtaaAAACGAAAAAGAGATGGACCAAGACAGAAAAAGTcagagcaaaagagagaggaggcagtggaaATGAATAGTACAGATGCCTGAGCACTATACTATGCTTGGGGCTTCAGATCCTCCCTCACTGGTGAACTTTAACATGTAGGTATAGAAAATGGTGAATTTTGGACTGAAATGTTAAACACATGGTGTAGAGGGAAAAATAAATTGGATCCCCCAGAATTTTTGAGCTTCTGGGGTATGGTGTAGGCAGTGTCAAtgggaaagaaacacaaaagcaaatgGTGCAAGTGAGAGAGCAAATGGTGGCAGTGAGATATATTATAAATCAATGGGAGTATGAATGCTTAACTACAAAGAGAGGCTGGGTAATGATCTGTGTTGAAAGAGAGTGAATATTTTCCCATgtcaagccagagataaattctgccgaaatttttacagaggcacagacggtgtttagaaaagatagattgcatgcaaccggtggtggcatgtttgtcgctgttagtaatagtttatcctgtagtgaagcagaagtggatagttcctgtgaattattatgggtggaggttacactcaacaaccaagctaggttaatagttggctccttttaccgacctcccgactcagcagcattagtggcagaacaactgagaggaaatttggaatacatttcacataaattttctcagcatgttatagtcttaggtggagatttcaatttaccagatacagactgggacactcagatgtttaggatgggtggtagggacagagcatcgagtgacattatactgagtgcactatccgaaaattacctcgagcaattaaacagagaaccgactcgtggagataacatcttggacctactgataacaaacagacccaaacttttcgactctgtaagcgcagaacagggaatcagtgatcataaggccgttgcagcatccctgaatatggaagttaacaggaatataaaaaaagggaggaaggtttatctgtttagcaagagtaatagaaggcagatttcagactacctaacagatcaaaacgaaaatttctgttccgacactgacaatgttgagtgtttatggaaaaagttcaaggcaaatgtaatgtattgcaaatacatagaaagaaggagcctttattgtatgattatatgatagcggaacaaacactggtagtagttacaattagacaatgttgagtgtttatggaaaaagttcaaggcaaatgtaatgtactgcgaatacatagaaagaaggatcctttattgtatgattatatgatagcgaaacaaagaCTGGTagtagtaacttctgtaaaatatctgggagtatgcattcggaacaatttgaagtggaatgatcatataaaattaattgttggtaaggcggataccaggttgagattcattgggagagtcctcagaaaatttagtccatcaacaaaggaggtggcttacaaaacactcgtccgacctatacttgagtattgctcagcagtgtgggatccgtaccagatcgggttgatggaggagatagagaagatccaaagaagagcggcgcgtttcgtcacagggttatttggtaaccatgatagaaaaatggagatgtttagcaaactcaagtggcagactctgcaagagaggtgctctgcatcgcagtgtagcttgctcgccaggtttcgagagggtgagtttctggatgaggtatcgaatatattgcttccccctacttatacctcccgaggagatcatgaatgtaaaattagagagattcgagcatgcacggaggctttcagacagtcgttcttcccgcaaaccatacgcgactggaacagaaaagggaggtaatggcactGGCACGtttagtgccctctgccacacatcgttgggtggcttgcagagtataaatgtagatgtagatgtagatgtcaaataTTTGTGGTGAGGAggcagaatgaggattgaggcagctagtTCCCTACTTttttgtcagagtcttttaaagaggaacatacacACCTttcttgtgctccaacaggagcactTTTTCCACTGGCataaatatgtatgtgtgtgtacatgTACTTTAGCTCAAAAAAGGATTTATTTTAAAGCTAGTGATGTTTTGAGTACtgtttgtgtgcctatcaacaATTCAGTCCCTCTACTACTTAGTGAGTTGTTTAAGTATCAGTAAATAATAATTCACTAATAGCCTGTTCCAATGTGTACCACACAAATCACTGCACTGCACAGTGGCTACAGCCAGAACTCTTTATGTGTGCTTCTTCCACACTTCGCAGTTCAAGTGCTGGTCCCTGTTTCTGCCACTGGCATTGATTTTTCACACAAGTTATACATAAAGAATTTTACTTgttgatttgttttattttcttattgtttataATTAGTCAGGATAGTAATTACACATGCCACCCACACACTTTAATCAAATACTACAATGAATAGTATCTAAAATTGAAAGATCACACTGCAAAGTATAACAACTTTGATAGTAATTCTTCATTAACTGCTGAACATTATTCATCTCCTTACTGTATACACTTCTGAAACTTACAGTTTTGTATTTattcaaagcaaaataaaaattctaATTTAGTTCTTATAGACTTCATTGGCTTTCTTTAAAATTACCAACATAACACACTCGCCCAGGATTTGAAAGATGAACTGTCAAGTACACTTGTCTTGAAAAGACTTTGTTACAAGTGGAGCACTGATATTTAGTCACATGGAATTTGTTATTATGTCGAGATAAAGATGTCTGAAATTTAAATACTTTTCCACAGATATTACAGTGAAAATTGTGCCTGATATTCATTGAGCAGTCTGAAGTTTCATATTCTTTGTCCAGAAGTTCTTCCTCTGTGTTATTTTGCATGTTGGTGAAAATAACAACAATTTCATTATTTCTATCAGACTCATGCATTACTCCAACTTTGAGATGTAGTTTGAATCTCCGTCACATCTGTCTGCACTAACTGTATTCATACCACAagtgtaaaattttataaattcatTTCTTCTTCCCTTTTTTGTGGGTTTTATTGTATCTTGATCTTGATTTTGAGGATCTTCAAGTAATGTGCAATGCCTGATATTTTCAGAATTCAGAGAAGCCTTATCTAAAGGTGAATTCATCTGTTTGGCTTTCTGGCACACTGAATTATATTTTGGTTCAGACACTTGCAGCTGATCATTGTAATTACTGTCATTGTTATAATATTCACTCTGGGATTTGTTAATTGGAGGAGAATAGTCTGAAACAGATAAAGGTGAAGAAAAATCAAAGGTAATCATGTAAGAATACGAAACACTGTATCTGATTCCATAGTGATGACATTGTAAAATACATGGAAACTTGTCATATCTGGATATACATCATTCTATGAGCACTTTGTTAGATACTAAAAATTACATCAATTGTTATAAGCTGTGTAATGTGACAATTTATATTAGAGAATTCTGATCATAAAAAGCATttcacataattaaatttgtacttaagaaatatttttaaaaagcattgtaAATTATTAAAAATGTGTAGTGTGTGTTGTTAGCAACTAATGTCTTTTTACTTACTGTGCACATTTAGTATAGTAGGAGgcataattaattaaatttttagaGAATTTGGATGGTCATAGGGCACCAAATTTATTACACAGAGCTGCCATCTCTGCCAGCAACAACAGCTCTATCTCAGTTGGGCATTGAGTCTGACCAGGCTTGGATGACAACTGCAAGTACCTCATTCCATACCACTTTAACTTTGTGCCATAATTCATTGCTTGTAGTATCTTGCAAATGGTGTTCCTGACGCCAATGACCAAATGTTTTCAATAGATGGGAGATCTGAAGAACTTGTTTACCAGGAATACTGCACAACACACTCGGCATCAAGTATGACCAGGACAGCACGGGCAACATATAGTCTTGCATTATTTTGTTTAAGGGTAATATCACAGAGACGTTGATGACAAGGTGAAGGCACTGGCCTTAGGGTGTCAGATATGTAGCAGATCctgtccaaattaccagctatACAAACCAGAGATAATCATATAGTGTATCAGCAGTACCCTGCAGCATTACACAAGGTGTGTGGATCCATATAACAGTGAAGAATGAAGAATGCAATATCGGAATGTCCATTCTCCTCAGAGCCTCAGCTCACAGCTATATCTattgtgatgctgtacacagaactggGAATCATCTGGAAAGATGATGTGGTGCCCCTCATCTGTCCAGTCATCATTTGGTGTGCAACTGTTGGTGCATCTgtctctgtgttacattgtcaagtgATACCACAACAATTGGTTGCTGCACTTACAGTTCATAGTGTTCCAGGTGTCATCACACAACCATGTGGATATTTGTCTTACAGCAAAAAAGCTCATTTCCTGACTCAAAGTATATGATATGGATGTATGATTCTGCAATATGTCTGTCCTTGCCAGCACTGAATCCTGCATGCCATTGAATAAGGCCTTCCTAAACCCACCAATCCCAAATTTGCATGACAAATTATGGGATCCCTATCAACACAAGCAGCAATAC
It encodes:
- the LOC124593757 gene encoding zinc finger protein 83-like, with product MHESDRNNEIVVIFTNMQNNTEEELLDKEYETSDCSMNIRHNFHCNICGKVFKFQTSLSRHNNKFHVTKYQCSTCNKVFSRQVYLTVHLSNPGRVCYWQKQGPALELRSVEEAHIKSSGCSHCARHDKMEQSIVNLEVHKTNDRLKTICNKFHNVSLVNVSNLHRKFTLLMVCT